A single window of Acidobacteriota bacterium DNA harbors:
- a CDS encoding xanthine dehydrogenase family protein molybdopterin-binding subunit — protein MSGARPPLVMPPTPSETSFSRRRFIRLVGGGIIVLFNADLSDLMGQETRTRGYPTDFNAYLRIAADGRVTVYTGKIEMGQGIVTSLAQMAADELGVALASIDMVMGDTALCPFDNGTYGSMSTRFFGPALRAAAAEARAVLVVLASEKLKVPKEGLRVEDGAVFAAADPKARITFGQLANGQKIVKTLDGKAVPKSVAEFRVMGKPTKRLDARAKVTGKAQFAGDVRLPGMLYAKVLRPPAHGATLKTVDTSAAARVPGAVVVNEGGLVAVLAPDPETAEKAFAAVKSDWDVPKPEFDDRTVFDHLLQSGGAGQESERKGDLAEGEKSAVSLFEGKYLNGYGAHAAMETHTALAQLENGTMTVWNSTQTPFPNQAAIAQAIGFAKENVRVITPFVGGGFGGKSGGGQQAIEAAKLAKAAGKPVQVCWTRAEEFFFDAFRPAAVVKIRSGLDAQGRICLWDYGVWAAGSRGAEQFYDVPNNLMRTYGRWGGDNPKMHLFATGPWRAPGANLNVFARESHLDVMAARAKIDPLEFRLKNTSDKRMRSVLEAAAARYGWKKAAGPSGRGVGIACGIDAGTYVALVAEVKVDAASGRVRVVRIACAQDMGIVINPDGATMQMEGCIMMGLGYALTEEVRFSGGRIHTRNFDTYEIPKFSMMPALDTVLVKNDELSPQGGGEPALVPVGAAIANAVFDATGARLTEMPMTPERVKTALAAVRRPGTPP, from the coding sequence GTGAGCGGCGCCCGGCCTCCCCTCGTGATGCCGCCGACCCCTTCGGAGACTTCCTTCAGCCGCCGGCGCTTCATCCGGCTCGTCGGGGGCGGGATCATCGTCCTCTTCAACGCGGACCTGTCCGATCTCATGGGCCAGGAGACGCGCACGCGCGGATACCCGACCGACTTCAACGCGTACCTGAGGATCGCGGCCGACGGCCGCGTCACCGTCTACACCGGGAAGATCGAGATGGGGCAGGGCATCGTCACGTCACTGGCCCAGATGGCGGCCGACGAGCTCGGCGTCGCGCTCGCGTCGATCGACATGGTCATGGGCGACACGGCCCTCTGCCCGTTCGACAACGGGACGTACGGGTCGATGTCGACGCGCTTCTTCGGCCCGGCGCTGCGCGCGGCCGCGGCCGAAGCCAGGGCCGTGCTCGTCGTGCTCGCGTCCGAGAAGCTCAAGGTGCCGAAAGAGGGGCTCCGCGTCGAGGACGGCGCCGTGTTCGCGGCCGCGGACCCGAAGGCCCGCATCACGTTCGGCCAGCTCGCGAACGGCCAGAAGATCGTCAAGACGCTCGACGGCAAGGCCGTCCCGAAGTCCGTCGCCGAGTTCCGCGTCATGGGCAAGCCCACGAAGCGCCTCGACGCACGCGCGAAGGTGACCGGGAAGGCGCAGTTCGCCGGAGACGTTCGGCTGCCGGGCATGCTTTACGCAAAGGTCCTGCGCCCGCCGGCCCACGGGGCGACGCTGAAGACCGTCGACACGTCCGCCGCCGCGCGCGTCCCGGGCGCCGTCGTCGTGAACGAGGGCGGGCTCGTCGCCGTCCTGGCGCCCGATCCGGAGACGGCCGAGAAGGCGTTCGCCGCCGTCAAGTCCGACTGGGACGTCCCGAAGCCGGAGTTCGACGACCGGACCGTATTCGACCACCTCCTGCAGTCCGGCGGTGCGGGACAGGAGTCCGAGCGGAAGGGCGACCTCGCCGAGGGCGAAAAGTCGGCCGTCTCCCTCTTCGAGGGCAAGTACCTGAACGGATACGGCGCCCACGCCGCGATGGAGACGCACACGGCGCTCGCGCAGCTCGAGAACGGCACGATGACCGTGTGGAACTCCACGCAGACGCCGTTTCCGAATCAGGCCGCGATCGCGCAGGCGATCGGGTTCGCGAAGGAAAACGTTCGCGTCATCACGCCGTTCGTCGGCGGCGGATTCGGCGGCAAGAGCGGCGGCGGCCAGCAGGCCATCGAGGCCGCGAAGCTCGCGAAGGCCGCCGGGAAACCGGTGCAGGTGTGCTGGACCCGCGCCGAGGAATTCTTCTTCGACGCGTTCCGCCCGGCGGCCGTCGTGAAGATCCGGTCGGGTCTGGACGCGCAGGGCAGGATCTGCCTGTGGGACTACGGCGTCTGGGCCGCGGGCTCCCGCGGCGCCGAGCAGTTCTACGACGTCCCGAACAACCTCATGCGGACGTACGGGCGATGGGGCGGCGACAACCCGAAGATGCACCTCTTCGCGACGGGGCCCTGGCGCGCGCCGGGGGCGAACCTCAACGTCTTCGCACGCGAGTCGCACCTCGACGTGATGGCCGCCAGGGCGAAGATCGACCCGCTCGAGTTCCGGCTGAAGAACACCTCCGACAAGCGCATGCGAAGCGTCCTCGAGGCCGCGGCGGCGCGCTACGGCTGGAAGAAGGCCGCCGGGCCGTCGGGCCGCGGCGTCGGGATCGCCTGCGGCATCGACGCCGGGACGTACGTCGCCCTCGTGGCCGAGGTGAAGGTCGATGCCGCCAGCGGGCGCGTCCGTGTCGTGCGGATCGCGTGCGCTCAGGACATGGGCATCGTGATCAACCCGGACGGCGCGACGATGCAGATGGAGGGCTGCATCATGATGGGTCTCGGCTACGCCCTCACGGAGGAGGTCCGCTTCAGCGGCGGACGGATCCACACGCGGAACTTCGACACGTACGAGATCCCGAAGTTCTCGATGATGCCCGCGCTGGACACCGTGCTCGTGAAGAACGACGAGCTCTCGCCGCAGGGAGGCGGCGAGCCCGCTCTCGTCCCGGTCGGGGCGGCCATCGCGAACGCCGTGTTCGACGCGACGGGCGCGCGCCTCACCGAGATGCCCATGACGCCGGAGCGCGTGAAGACGGCGCTGGCCGCGGTCAGACGCCCAGGTACGCCTCCTTGA
- a CDS encoding ABC transporter ATP-binding protein: protein MLEVKNVDVFYGDVQVLWDVSFNVQKGEIVALIGANGSGKTTSLNTVSSILRPKKGAVTYEGQALHTRAPYDLVGLGIAHVPEARRLFPEMTVKENLLLGALTPEAKKTRPEMLEKVYGIFPRLKEREKQAAGTMSGGEQQMCAIARGLMSRPRLLMLDEPSLGLSPILVGDIFRVIQEVHDAGVTVLLVEQNVFKSLAIADRAYVLENGRIVLEGKGKDLLNDAHVKEAYLGV from the coding sequence ATGCTTGAGGTCAAGAACGTCGACGTGTTCTACGGGGACGTCCAGGTCCTCTGGGACGTGTCCTTCAACGTCCAGAAGGGCGAGATCGTCGCCCTCATCGGCGCGAACGGCTCGGGCAAGACGACGAGCCTGAACACCGTCTCCTCGATCCTCAGGCCGAAGAAGGGCGCCGTGACCTACGAGGGGCAGGCGCTCCATACGCGCGCCCCCTACGACCTCGTCGGGCTCGGCATCGCCCACGTGCCGGAGGCGCGGCGGCTGTTCCCCGAGATGACCGTCAAGGAGAACCTCCTCCTCGGCGCCCTGACGCCCGAGGCGAAGAAGACGCGCCCCGAGATGCTCGAGAAGGTCTACGGCATCTTTCCGCGCCTCAAGGAGCGGGAGAAACAGGCGGCCGGCACGATGTCGGGCGGCGAGCAGCAGATGTGCGCCATCGCCCGCGGCCTCATGTCCCGGCCGCGCCTCCTCATGCTCGACGAGCCGTCGCTCGGCCTCTCCCCCATCCTCGTCGGGGACATCTTCCGCGTGATCCAGGAAGTCCATGACGCCGGCGTCACGGTCCTCCTCGTGGAGCAGAACGTCTTCAAGAGCCTCGCGATCGCGGATCGGGCCTACGTGCTCGAAAACGGGCGCATCGTCCTGGAGGGCAAGGGGAAAGACCTCCTGAACGACGCGCACGTCAAGGAGGCGTACCTGGGCGTCTGA
- a CDS encoding ABC transporter ATP-binding protein → MSLLELKDVTKRFGGLQAVGHMTFTVEKGEIFGLIGPNGAGKTTVFNVVNGFYAPTEGEILFNGQRIDGLKPYEICRRGLARTFQVVKPLARLTVLENVMVSAFSRTDHRDEARAMALEATAFTEMEAWRDRTAGSLPLGMRKRLEMARALATKPELLLLDENFAGLNPAEVEKTISIVRKIHESGVTILIIEHNMRVIMSISQRLLCMCYGERIAQGTPQEVANDPRVIEAYLGAAHA, encoded by the coding sequence ATGAGCCTCCTCGAGCTGAAGGACGTCACGAAGCGTTTCGGCGGCCTCCAGGCCGTCGGCCACATGACCTTCACGGTCGAGAAGGGCGAGATCTTCGGGCTCATCGGCCCGAACGGCGCCGGCAAGACGACCGTCTTCAACGTCGTGAACGGCTTCTACGCCCCGACGGAAGGCGAGATCCTCTTCAACGGCCAGCGCATCGACGGCCTGAAGCCCTACGAGATCTGCCGGCGCGGCCTCGCGCGGACGTTCCAGGTCGTCAAGCCGCTCGCGCGCCTGACCGTCCTCGAGAACGTCATGGTCTCGGCGTTCTCGCGCACGGACCACCGGGACGAGGCCCGCGCGATGGCGCTCGAGGCCACCGCGTTCACGGAGATGGAGGCCTGGCGGGACCGGACGGCGGGAAGCCTGCCGCTCGGGATGCGCAAGCGGCTCGAGATGGCACGCGCCCTCGCGACGAAGCCGGAGCTCCTCCTCCTCGACGAAAACTTCGCGGGTCTCAACCCCGCCGAGGTCGAAAAGACGATCTCGATCGTCCGCAAGATCCACGAGAGCGGCGTCACGATCCTCATCATCGAGCACAACATGCGCGTCATCATGTCGATCTCGCAGCGCCTCCTCTGCATGTGCTACGGCGAGAGGATCGCCCAGGGCACGCCTCAGGAAGTCGCGAACGATCCGAGAGTGATCGAGGCGTACCTGGGAGCCGCGCATGCTTGA
- a CDS encoding branched-chain amino acid ABC transporter permease, giving the protein MSRATLLSLGGLALLAVVPAVVSNPYVLHMLILCLLWTVLGQSWNLLGGYTGQVSFGHAAFFGIGAYTTGILVKTGMSPAAAWWGLLLGGLAAAAASAVIGWICFRLRGPYFALSVLALAEVLRLIALNWKQLTNGAEGILFIPAFNSKSWYYWIVLALAAVSMALIRFVMHGKLGFYFLAIREDQDCAESLGINATKYKLISLLLSAFFTGVAGSFYMNYMGFIDPGIVFSIHDISVMMILVTMLGGVATTWGPAVGAAIYILMSEVFRTYLKSGHLVFFGLLIIVIIIFFPQGIVGTLRETLQRRKRRLAAPPAGGPLKEAA; this is encoded by the coding sequence ATGAGCCGCGCCACGCTCCTGTCGCTCGGCGGCCTCGCGCTCCTCGCGGTCGTCCCCGCCGTCGTGAGCAACCCGTACGTCCTCCACATGCTGATCCTCTGCCTCCTCTGGACGGTCCTCGGCCAGAGCTGGAACCTCCTCGGCGGCTACACGGGCCAGGTCTCCTTCGGGCACGCCGCCTTCTTCGGAATCGGCGCCTACACGACCGGCATCCTCGTGAAGACGGGGATGTCCCCGGCCGCCGCCTGGTGGGGCCTCCTCCTCGGCGGGCTCGCGGCCGCCGCCGCCTCGGCCGTTATCGGCTGGATCTGCTTCCGGCTGCGCGGCCCGTACTTCGCGCTCTCGGTCCTCGCGCTCGCCGAGGTCCTCCGCCTCATCGCGCTCAACTGGAAGCAGCTCACGAACGGCGCCGAGGGAATCCTCTTCATTCCGGCCTTCAATTCCAAGAGCTGGTACTACTGGATCGTCCTCGCGCTCGCGGCCGTGAGCATGGCTCTCATCCGGTTCGTCATGCACGGGAAGCTCGGCTTCTACTTCCTCGCGATCCGCGAGGACCAGGACTGCGCCGAATCGCTCGGGATCAACGCGACGAAGTACAAGCTGATCTCGCTGCTCCTCAGCGCGTTCTTCACGGGCGTCGCGGGCAGCTTCTACATGAACTACATGGGGTTCATCGACCCGGGCATCGTGTTCTCGATCCACGACATCTCGGTCATGATGATCCTCGTCACGATGCTCGGCGGCGTCGCGACGACGTGGGGACCCGCGGTGGGCGCCGCGATCTACATCCTCATGTCCGAGGTGTTCCGCACGTACCTGAAGTCCGGGCACCTCGTCTTCTTCGGCCTCCTCATCATCGTGATCATCATCTTCTTCCCGCAGGGCATCGTCGGCACGCTCCGGGAAACCCTCCAGCGCCGGAAGCGGCGTCTCGCGGCCCCACCGGCCGGCGGCCCGCTGAAGGAGGCCGCATGA
- a CDS encoding branched-chain amino acid ABC transporter permease, with protein MELLAQVLISGILLGGLYALIGLGMSLIMGVMKIINLAHGELMMVGMYITFWAFTIGKIDPYVSLLIVIPALFVLGAMLQKWLIAPVMEAESILPENQVLLTVGIGLVLSNLALLAFTADYRSVPVSYASKTIYWDVKMAGQTISLSFSFPMLVAFAIALALGGALFLFLGYTDLGRMIRATAQDARAASLMGVNTKRITYITFGLGSALVGAAGALLAPVYYLFPQIGGPFTLKAFIITVLGGLGNVAGAVLGGVVLGLAESLGSVYVSLGYKDAFGFIIFVLVLIFLPKGLLGKGRA; from the coding sequence ATCGAGCTGCTCGCGCAGGTCCTCATCTCGGGGATCCTGCTCGGGGGCCTCTACGCCCTGATCGGGCTCGGGATGTCTCTCATCATGGGGGTCATGAAGATCATCAACCTCGCGCACGGCGAGCTGATGATGGTCGGCATGTACATCACGTTCTGGGCGTTCACGATCGGGAAGATCGACCCGTACGTCTCGCTCCTCATCGTCATCCCCGCCCTCTTCGTCCTCGGGGCGATGCTCCAGAAATGGCTCATCGCGCCGGTCATGGAGGCCGAGTCGATCCTGCCGGAGAACCAGGTGCTCCTCACGGTCGGCATCGGCCTCGTTCTCTCGAACCTCGCGCTCCTCGCATTCACCGCCGACTACCGCTCCGTCCCCGTTTCCTACGCGTCGAAGACGATTTACTGGGACGTCAAGATGGCCGGCCAGACGATCTCGCTCTCCTTCAGCTTCCCGATGCTCGTCGCGTTCGCGATCGCGCTCGCCCTCGGGGGCGCCCTGTTCCTGTTCCTCGGCTACACGGACCTCGGCCGGATGATCCGCGCGACGGCGCAGGACGCCCGCGCCGCGTCTCTCATGGGCGTCAACACCAAGCGGATCACGTACATCACGTTCGGCCTCGGCTCCGCCCTCGTGGGCGCGGCCGGAGCGCTTCTCGCTCCGGTCTATTACCTCTTTCCGCAGATCGGCGGGCCCTTCACGCTGAAGGCCTTCATCATCACAGTCCTCGGCGGCCTCGGAAACGTCGCGGGCGCCGTCCTCGGCGGCGTCGTCCTCGGCCTCGCCGAATCGCTCGGCTCCGTCTACGTCTCGCTCGGTTACAAGGACGCGTTCGGCTTCATCATCTTCGTCCTCGTCCTGATCTTCCTGCCCAAGGGGCTCCTCGGAAAAGGCAGGGCCTGA
- a CDS encoding ABC transporter substrate-binding protein produces MTNRRMFSVLAVAAFAAFSASPALAQGKTFTVGVPLPLTGAEAKFGEMKKQAYQMAADEINAKGGVKGTKLAFDIQDSGGKPDTASAIVEKFITINKYPIVVGEYTSQCSYAVAGIAEKYKVPYLVDTGAADKITQQGWKYIFRLNSPAGLYAKGVFSFFEEVAKPKSVAILFENTDFGTSTSKSMKEYAESHGMQVVLAEGYQAGAVDFKPILQKVKSLRPDIVYMVSYLMDASLLMRQSKELDLNAQAFIGGAAGHTLPEFLENAGDATEFCMSASLWTPQVKYPGAAAFDANFQKLYKKAPSYHAAEAYSTAFVLADVLARAKSMSSDDLRDALAATDMMTAFGPVKFQAWDKFTNQNRMETLVGQWQKKKFETVWPKALASAPYVYPAPRWRDRK; encoded by the coding sequence ATGACCAACCGGCGCATGTTCTCAGTGCTCGCCGTCGCGGCGTTTGCCGCGTTCTCGGCGTCCCCGGCCCTCGCGCAGGGCAAGACCTTCACCGTCGGCGTGCCTCTCCCCCTCACCGGCGCCGAAGCCAAGTTCGGCGAGATGAAGAAGCAGGCCTACCAGATGGCGGCTGACGAGATCAACGCCAAGGGCGGCGTGAAGGGAACGAAGCTCGCCTTCGACATCCAGGACTCCGGCGGAAAACCCGACACCGCCTCGGCGATCGTCGAGAAGTTCATCACGATCAACAAGTATCCGATCGTCGTCGGCGAGTACACGAGCCAGTGCTCGTACGCCGTCGCCGGCATCGCCGAGAAGTACAAGGTCCCCTACCTGGTCGACACCGGCGCCGCGGACAAGATCACGCAGCAGGGCTGGAAGTACATTTTCCGCCTGAACTCGCCCGCGGGCCTCTACGCCAAGGGCGTCTTCTCCTTCTTCGAGGAGGTCGCCAAGCCCAAGTCGGTCGCAATCCTCTTCGAGAACACGGACTTCGGGACCTCGACCTCGAAGTCCATGAAGGAGTACGCCGAATCCCACGGCATGCAGGTCGTCCTCGCCGAGGGCTATCAGGCCGGCGCCGTCGACTTCAAGCCCATTCTTCAGAAGGTCAAGTCGCTCCGCCCCGACATCGTCTACATGGTGTCGTACCTCATGGACGCCTCGCTCCTCATGCGGCAGTCCAAGGAGCTCGACCTCAACGCCCAGGCCTTCATCGGCGGCGCGGCGGGCCACACGCTTCCGGAGTTCCTCGAGAATGCCGGCGACGCGACCGAGTTCTGCATGTCCGCCTCGCTCTGGACGCCCCAGGTGAAGTACCCGGGCGCCGCGGCGTTCGACGCGAACTTCCAGAAGCTCTACAAGAAGGCGCCGAGCTATCACGCCGCCGAGGCTTACTCGACGGCCTTCGTCCTCGCCGACGTCCTCGCCCGGGCCAAGTCCATGTCCAGCGACGACCTGCGCGACGCGCTGGCCGCGACGGACATGATGACCGCCTTCGGCCCCGTGAAGTTCCAGGCCTGGGACAAGTTCACGAACCAGAACAGGATGGAGACGCTCGTCGGTCAGTGGCAGAAGAAGAAGTTCGAGACGGTGTGGCCGAAGGCCCTCGCCTCCGCCCCGTACGTCTATCCGGCGCCGCGCTGGCGCGACCGCAAGTAA
- a CDS encoding CBS domain-containing protein: MRVEKWMTAKVITLKATDSLSAAIHLMKEKKIRRIPVVNGDGRLVGIVSDRDLKDVSPSRATTLDIWELHYVLDKLKIGDIMTKKPITVTPDTPIERAAQIMMEKRVEGLPVLDAKGNMVGILTEGDVFRALVEITGVGKGRLRVDLLIPDKPGSIREVADLCRTAGGKILSILASNTKVPAGKRELIMRVECPKPDILKAELTKAYGDARVEAD; the protein is encoded by the coding sequence ATGCGCGTCGAAAAATGGATGACCGCCAAGGTGATCACGCTGAAGGCGACGGATTCGCTGTCGGCGGCGATCCACCTGATGAAGGAGAAGAAGATCCGCCGGATCCCCGTCGTCAACGGCGACGGCAGGCTCGTCGGCATCGTCTCGGACCGCGACCTCAAGGACGTCTCCCCCTCGCGCGCGACGACGCTCGACATCTGGGAGCTCCACTACGTCCTCGACAAGCTGAAGATCGGCGACATCATGACGAAGAAGCCGATCACGGTGACGCCGGATACCCCGATCGAGCGGGCCGCGCAGATCATGATGGAGAAGCGCGTGGAGGGCCTTCCCGTCCTCGACGCGAAAGGCAACATGGTCGGGATCCTGACCGAGGGCGACGTCTTCCGCGCCCTCGTGGAGATCACGGGCGTCGGCAAGGGCCGGCTCCGGGTGGACCTCCTGATCCCCGACAAGCCCGGCTCGATCCGCGAGGTCGCCGACCTTTGCCGGACGGCGGGCGGCAAAATCCTGTCGATCCTGGCCTCGAACACGAAGGTCCCGGCCGGCAAGCGCGAGCTGATCATGCGCGTCGAGTGCCCGAAGCCGGACATCCTCAAGGCCGAGCTCACGAAGGCCTACGGAGACGCCCGCGTCGAAGCCGACTGA
- a CDS encoding EAL domain-containing protein, with protein MPRDTSPASPEPRSGLVPGDSPAQASRLVALLVVLFVSIIAAILATGLSGMAALSGIRAFVSGQSTWSKAQKDAVYFLARYLDTGDESYYRSFNARLAVPRGDRKARQAMSGAMPDPHAALQGFLEGLNSPADADDMVAILGRFRDTEHIQRALQIWERGDAVVDELEALGIVIHQDVVAGRLTPEARAAYDLRLERLNDQGAVVQDSFSGTLGQASRAFRTRLLVAVGAMTLLLVGLGVAASVFVARVLKRRDSAVTASERRYRLLFERNLAGLYRTTLDGKILDCNSAFARILGYPSREDVLKITALDLYSDPGDRESFVSRLKQQRVLVNFEICLRRRDGSPVWVLANESLMDEPGGDTVMDGSLIDITDRKRAEQQRWHQANHDALTDLPNRVLFNDRLSLAILHAQRRRQSLVVMFLDLDHFKRVNDTLGHSAGDELLVKVADRLRRCIRQDDTVARVGGDEFLLLLNGITRESDAGGMARKILGILAEPFLVQKRELFIEASIGIGMYPGDGPDAETLVTNVDTAMYRAKETGRNSFQFFTRKMQEQSQERAALESGLRRALPRGEFVLHYQPILRLRDRSIVGVEALVRWRHPEKGILSPREFIPLAEDVGLIARVGEWVLRRACEQLRAWQAAGVPPMRISVNVSPRQFQQRDFAANVRRIVRESGLEPSVLDLEITESIAMHDVAHTGRVLSELADLGIQISMDDFGTGHSSLNYLKHFPIRRLKIDQSFVAGMTTDDKDHAIVATVVSIARNLGLAVTAEGVETEEQAALLAALACEDVQGYLFARPEPAEEVEKRFGLAAPSAGA; from the coding sequence GTGCCCCGCGATACGTCTCCCGCGAGTCCGGAACCGCGCTCCGGGCTGGTTCCGGGCGACTCCCCGGCGCAGGCGTCGCGCCTCGTCGCGCTGCTCGTCGTCCTTTTCGTCTCGATCATCGCGGCGATTCTCGCGACGGGCCTTTCGGGCATGGCGGCTCTCTCGGGCATCCGGGCGTTCGTTTCAGGCCAGTCAACCTGGTCGAAGGCGCAGAAGGACGCCGTCTATTTTCTCGCTCGCTACCTCGACACGGGCGACGAGTCCTACTACCGCAGCTTCAACGCCCGCCTCGCCGTGCCCCGAGGGGACCGGAAGGCGCGCCAGGCGATGTCGGGCGCGATGCCGGATCCGCATGCTGCGCTCCAGGGGTTCCTGGAGGGCTTGAACTCCCCGGCGGACGCGGACGACATGGTGGCCATCCTCGGCCGCTTCCGGGACACGGAGCACATCCAGCGGGCGCTCCAGATCTGGGAACGCGGCGACGCGGTTGTCGACGAGCTCGAGGCGCTCGGCATCGTCATCCACCAGGACGTCGTCGCCGGACGGCTCACTCCCGAGGCCCGCGCTGCGTACGACCTTCGCCTCGAACGCCTCAACGACCAGGGCGCCGTCGTCCAGGACTCGTTTTCCGGAACGCTCGGGCAGGCGTCCCGGGCCTTCCGGACGCGCCTTCTCGTCGCCGTCGGGGCGATGACGCTGCTCCTCGTGGGGCTCGGCGTGGCGGCGTCCGTCTTCGTCGCGCGGGTGCTCAAGCGGCGCGACTCGGCGGTGACCGCCTCGGAAAGGCGCTACCGCCTCCTCTTCGAACGGAATCTCGCGGGCCTGTATCGCACGACCCTCGACGGGAAGATCCTCGACTGCAACTCGGCCTTCGCGCGCATCCTCGGCTACCCGTCCCGCGAGGACGTCCTCAAGATCACGGCGCTCGACCTCTACTCGGACCCCGGCGACCGGGAGTCCTTCGTCTCGCGCCTCAAACAGCAGCGCGTCCTCGTGAACTTCGAGATCTGCCTCAGGCGCCGGGACGGGAGCCCCGTGTGGGTGCTCGCGAACGAGAGCCTCATGGACGAGCCGGGTGGCGACACCGTGATGGACGGCAGCCTCATCGACATCACGGACCGCAAGCGCGCCGAGCAGCAGCGTTGGCACCAGGCGAACCACGACGCCCTCACGGACCTCCCGAACCGGGTTCTGTTCAACGACCGGCTCTCGCTCGCGATCCTGCATGCGCAGCGCCGGCGGCAGTCGCTCGTCGTCATGTTCCTCGACCTCGACCACTTCAAGCGCGTGAACGACACGCTCGGCCACTCGGCCGGCGACGAGCTTCTCGTGAAGGTCGCCGACCGGCTCCGCCGCTGCATTCGGCAGGACGACACGGTGGCCCGCGTCGGCGGCGACGAGTTCCTTCTTCTCCTCAACGGAATCACCCGGGAATCGGACGCGGGCGGAATGGCGCGGAAGATTCTCGGCATCCTGGCCGAGCCGTTTCTCGTCCAGAAGCGCGAGCTCTTCATCGAGGCGTCCATCGGCATCGGGATGTACCCGGGCGACGGCCCCGACGCCGAGACGCTCGTCACCAACGTCGACACCGCGATGTATCGCGCGAAGGAGACGGGGCGCAACAGCTTCCAGTTCTTCACACGCAAGATGCAGGAGCAGTCCCAGGAGCGGGCCGCGCTCGAGTCGGGACTGAGGCGTGCGCTCCCGCGCGGCGAGTTCGTCCTTCACTACCAGCCGATCCTCCGGCTGCGCGACCGCTCGATCGTCGGCGTCGAGGCCCTCGTCCGCTGGCGGCACCCCGAGAAGGGCATCCTGTCGCCACGCGAGTTCATCCCGCTCGCCGAGGACGTCGGCCTGATCGCGCGCGTGGGGGAATGGGTCCTCCGGAGGGCGTGCGAGCAGCTGAGGGCGTGGCAGGCGGCCGGGGTGCCGCCGATGCGCATCTCCGTGAACGTCTCGCCGCGCCAGTTCCAGCAGCGCGACTTCGCGGCGAACGTGCGCCGGATCGTCCGGGAGTCCGGGCTCGAGCCCTCGGTCCTCGACCTCGAGATCACGGAGTCCATCGCGATGCACGACGTCGCGCACACGGGGCGGGTCCTGTCCGAGCTCGCGGATCTCGGGATCCAGATCTCGATGGACGACTTCGGGACGGGCCACTCGTCGCTGAACTACCTGAAGCATTTCCCGATCCGCCGCCTCAAGATCGACCAGTCCTTCGTCGCCGGGATGACGACCGACGACAAGGATCACGCGATCGTCGCCACGGTCGTGTCCATCGCGCGGAACCTCGGGCTCGCGGTGACCGCCGAAGGGGTCGAGACCGAGGAGCAGGCGGCCCTGCTGGCCGCCCTCGCCTGCGAGGACGTCCAGGGCTACCTCTTCGCGCGCCCCGAGCCCGCCGAGGAAGTCGAGAAGCGGTTCGGCCTCGCCGCTCCCTCCGCCGGCGCCTGA
- the ubiE gene encoding bifunctional demethylmenaquinone methyltransferase/2-methoxy-6-polyprenyl-1,4-benzoquinol methylase UbiE translates to MANKYLSYDAERGPKVRAMFSRLAGRYDLLNDVMSLGLHRLWKRDTVDLALAGRTGPVRVLDLCCGTGDLAFLAGAGAAAGSRVFGLDFTLPMLGVARARRAAAAGAPAFAQGDALRLPFSDASFDAVTMGYGLRNVADPLECLREVRRVLAPGGRVVVLDFGKPANPVTQSLYGGFLRGAMPVVGWLFHGDPDTYRYIPESLERYPAQRGVRDLMERAGLSSARYEDRMFGTMGLNVGEAPGSPSL, encoded by the coding sequence GTGGCGAACAAGTATCTCTCGTACGACGCCGAGCGCGGCCCGAAGGTGCGGGCCATGTTCTCGCGGCTGGCCGGGCGGTACGACCTCCTGAACGACGTGATGAGCCTCGGCCTCCACCGTCTCTGGAAGCGCGACACCGTCGATCTCGCGCTCGCCGGCCGCACGGGGCCGGTCCGCGTCCTCGACCTCTGCTGCGGCACCGGCGACCTCGCGTTCCTCGCCGGAGCCGGCGCCGCCGCCGGCTCGCGCGTTTTCGGGCTCGACTTCACGCTCCCGATGCTCGGCGTCGCCCGTGCGCGAAGAGCCGCCGCAGCCGGAGCGCCCGCGTTCGCGCAGGGCGACGCGCTGCGGCTGCCGTTCTCCGACGCGAGCTTCGACGCCGTCACGATGGGCTACGGCCTGCGGAACGTCGCGGACCCTCTCGAGTGCCTTCGCGAGGTCCGGCGCGTCCTCGCGCCGGGAGGCCGGGTCGTCGTCCTCGACTTCGGGAAGCCCGCGAACCCCGTGACGCAATCGCTCTACGGCGGGTTTCTGAGGGGCGCCATGCCCGTCGTCGGCTGGCTCTTCCACGGCGACCCGGACACGTACCGCTACATTCCCGAATCGCTCGAGCGCTATCCCGCGCAGCGCGGCGTCCGGGACCTCATGGAACGGGCCGGGCTCTCGTCGGCCCGGTATGAGGACCGCATGTTCGGAACGATGGGCCTCAACGTCGGCGAGGCTCCCGGCTCCCCCTCCCTATAA